A genomic stretch from Acetomicrobium sp. S15 = DSM 107314 includes:
- a CDS encoding MFS transporter, which produces MNGLLWRFVIVNFLMLSYSNTYFLLPSYLDKMGIVDIKLISWVMGIYFGASTIGRPFTAQFIEMWGLRRVLKASTLICFCSAIGIALSGSSVALILCFRAMSGIAFGVLLVAISTAQMIAVPDDKRGGSFALTSAGSMASMLVFTPIADFFLHKGFNSIYPWIPPFLALASYFVKIDLPEEQENAPGKSKGMKGWAALLRMPDVRALLISVAFLGVSDAFILFIASISMIKGLIPSSFLSAYAFAAIGVRLLCFRAMDRLPRKAIAAPSFGIMALAILTATFSSNNWHFAICGAAYGLSMGFGYPVHVSLVGDVVPLRLRARLSSLFWFLYSLIFFLFPIFVGHISSSAGVIASLRVFSLSIFAASFFVAKWAWHERWGQLKKRS; this is translated from the coding sequence GTGAACGGGTTATTGTGGAGGTTTGTAATTGTAAATTTCCTAATGTTGAGCTATAGCAACACCTACTTCCTTCTACCGTCATATCTGGATAAAATGGGCATCGTCGATATCAAGCTCATAAGTTGGGTAATGGGGATATATTTCGGGGCCTCCACGATCGGGAGGCCTTTCACCGCACAATTCATCGAGATGTGGGGACTACGACGTGTGCTTAAGGCCTCCACTCTCATCTGTTTTTGCAGCGCCATCGGGATAGCACTATCTGGAAGCTCAGTCGCGCTTATCTTGTGCTTTCGCGCCATGTCGGGCATCGCCTTCGGCGTGCTCCTGGTGGCCATATCGACAGCGCAAATGATAGCCGTCCCCGATGACAAGAGGGGAGGCTCGTTCGCTTTGACTTCGGCAGGTTCCATGGCCTCCATGCTCGTCTTTACGCCCATCGCCGATTTCTTCCTCCACAAGGGGTTCAACTCCATCTATCCATGGATACCACCGTTTTTGGCCCTGGCGTCTTACTTTGTCAAGATCGATTTGCCCGAGGAGCAGGAGAACGCCCCAGGCAAGTCTAAGGGGATGAAAGGTTGGGCAGCTTTGCTCAGGATGCCAGATGTCAGGGCTCTTCTGATCTCCGTGGCGTTCCTGGGCGTATCCGACGCCTTTATCCTTTTTATTGCAAGCATCAGCATGATAAAGGGTTTAATCCCCTCGTCTTTCCTCTCCGCCTACGCCTTTGCGGCCATAGGCGTGCGCCTTCTCTGTTTTCGCGCCATGGACAGGCTCCCCAGAAAAGCCATAGCGGCTCCATCCTTCGGCATTATGGCCCTCGCCATATTAACTGCCACGTTCTCCTCGAACAACTGGCACTTCGCCATATGTGGAGCCGCCTACGGCCTCTCTATGGGATTCGGTTATCCCGTACACGTATCACTCGTAGGGGACGTGGTGCCTCTTCGCTTGAGGGCAAGATTGTCGTCGTTGTTTTGGTTCCTCTACAGCTTAATCTTCTTCCTCTTCCCCATCTTCGTAGGGCATATCTCCTCATCTGCAGGAGTCATCGCATCTTTGAGGGTATTTTCGCTATCGATATTCGCGGCATCGTTCTTTGTGGCCAAATGGGCATGGCACGAGCGCTGGGGTCAGCTTAAAAAGCGCTCGTAA
- a CDS encoding TRAP transporter small permease subunit, translated as MKMRARRFIVRLNNAMGYASGIGMLVLGLILFYEVIMRYIFNAPTSWVQEVSIYLFMWTMFAGAAYTLEQGKHVHIDLLISHLSPAARRKLEILTGALGLIFSIVVTYQGYEMVMAAFKYHKLSATPLRFPMWIPQTSLPVGFLLLSVQFAAGLIDRLENTKRGVDVP; from the coding sequence ATGAAAATGCGCGCAAGAAGGTTCATCGTCAGGCTCAATAATGCCATGGGTTATGCCAGCGGTATCGGCATGTTGGTCTTGGGATTGATCCTTTTTTATGAAGTTATAATGCGGTATATTTTTAACGCACCTACATCGTGGGTCCAAGAGGTTTCCATATATCTCTTTATGTGGACGATGTTTGCCGGCGCCGCCTATACGCTCGAACAGGGCAAGCACGTCCATATAGATCTCCTGATATCCCACCTCTCCCCCGCCGCCAGAAGGAAACTCGAGATACTCACGGGAGCGTTGGGTCTGATCTTTTCCATCGTCGTTACGTATCAGGGGTATGAAATGGTAATGGCAGCGTTTAAATACCACAAACTCTCGGCCACACCGCTTCGTTTTCCCATGTGGATACCCCAGACGTCGCTCCCTGTGGGGTTTCTCCTGCTTTCAGTGCAGTTTGCCGCAGGATTGATAGATAGACTTGAAAACACAAAACGCGGGGTGGATGTGCCATGA
- a CDS encoding acylphosphatase — MRERREIKRARVWVSGFVQGVGFRHYAVREAERRGVKGWVRNLPDGRVELLLQGESDAVESMIAWCRKGPPYASVKDVAVLWEEPEPGLVDFHVEF; from the coding sequence ATGAGAGAAAGAAGAGAGATAAAACGAGCGCGTGTTTGGGTCTCGGGCTTCGTCCAAGGGGTGGGCTTTCGCCACTACGCCGTGAGAGAGGCTGAAAGGAGAGGCGTGAAGGGGTGGGTGAGAAATCTGCCCGATGGGCGAGTGGAGCTCCTCCTTCAGGGCGAAAGCGACGCAGTGGAGTCGATGATAGCCTGGTGCCGTAAGGGGCCGCCATATGCCTCGGTGAAGGATGTAGCAGTACTGTGGGAGGAACCCGAGCCCGGCCTCGTGGACTTTCATGTGGAATTCTGA
- a CDS encoding NADH:flavin oxidoreductase/NADH oxidase, with protein MTELFSAISIRDVTLKNRIVMSPMCQYSATSGMAGDWHLVHYGSRAIGGVGLLIVEATAVEARGRITPGDLGLWDDGQIEPMTKLASFIHAQGSKVGVQLAHAGRKASMDLPWRGERPLKTDEGGWPVVGPSSVPFGPGYPTPQVLDEGAIKGVVLSFAEAARRAHRAGFDLIEIHAAHGYLIHQFLSPLSNKRTDRYGGSLEGRMKFALEVAEAVRDAVPDGMPLFFRISATDWVDGGWDLEQSLALASALKERGVDLIDCSSGGLVPDAKVPAKPGYQVPFASKIRKRAGIMTGAVGIITEPLQAEGIVSSGDADVVILGRALLRNPHWPLHAATTLGEDIDWPLQYLRAKPK; from the coding sequence ATGACAGAGCTCTTTTCCGCAATTTCCATACGCGATGTCACGCTCAAAAACAGGATCGTCATGTCGCCCATGTGTCAATATTCAGCGACATCAGGAATGGCGGGCGATTGGCACCTGGTGCACTATGGCTCCAGGGCCATCGGGGGTGTCGGGCTGTTGATCGTCGAGGCCACGGCGGTAGAAGCGCGCGGCCGTATCACCCCCGGCGATTTAGGTCTGTGGGATGACGGACAGATCGAGCCAATGACTAAGTTGGCGAGCTTTATCCACGCACAGGGGTCGAAAGTTGGGGTGCAGCTTGCCCACGCGGGACGGAAGGCGAGCATGGACCTGCCATGGAGGGGTGAGCGACCGCTCAAAACCGACGAAGGAGGATGGCCCGTCGTCGGGCCGAGCTCTGTCCCCTTTGGGCCGGGATACCCCACGCCTCAAGTCCTGGACGAGGGCGCGATAAAAGGGGTCGTTTTGTCGTTCGCCGAGGCGGCCCGACGTGCTCATCGTGCCGGTTTCGACTTGATCGAGATACATGCGGCTCACGGCTACCTCATTCACCAATTCCTATCTCCTTTGAGCAACAAAAGAACTGACCGCTACGGCGGCTCCCTGGAAGGCAGAATGAAGTTCGCCCTTGAAGTCGCCGAAGCCGTGCGGGATGCCGTTCCTGATGGGATGCCGCTCTTCTTCCGCATATCCGCGACCGACTGGGTCGATGGCGGATGGGACTTGGAGCAATCCTTGGCGCTGGCTTCGGCCCTCAAGGAGCGCGGCGTAGATTTGATAGATTGTTCTTCAGGAGGGCTTGTACCCGATGCCAAAGTCCCTGCTAAGCCAGGTTATCAGGTACCTTTCGCCTCGAAGATACGCAAAAGAGCAGGCATTATGACGGGAGCAGTTGGCATAATAACGGAGCCGCTCCAGGCCGAAGGTATCGTGAGCTCTGGTGACGCGGACGTGGTCATTTTGGGGAGGGCGCTGCTTAGAAATCCTCACTGGCCCCTTCATGCCGCGACAACCTTAGGCGAGGATATCGATTGGCCCCTCCAGTACCTGAGAGCCAAGCCCAAGTGA
- the dctP gene encoding TRAP transporter substrate-binding protein DctP, translating to MKVRFKGLAFLAAFILLGAAAGDSDAVESYRLSNQLPPSHHISKGMDLFAEKVKEYSNGEVEIKVLHSAQLFSDAEIVEALQNGLVELGVVPVNKWSGMIPAADIFEMPFVFADLSSPGKFFKAGGGKLLDEAFQEMGAKVVFWVDYGFVQFFNNVRPLRKPEDFKGLKIRAFSKGSADSIEALGGSPVVISSSEMYMALQRRTIDGVTTGMPAAVSRKLHEVLKYMTLCNYSTAQFMVQANLPWWKKLPESTKEVLLKAGNDAEEWIRSAIADSENEAQRFLEEYGLQITTLTPEEHKAFADATMKVRETFLKQSGTLGKQLLDIALSIQ from the coding sequence ATGAAAGTGAGATTCAAGGGGTTGGCATTTTTGGCAGCTTTTATTCTGTTGGGCGCAGCAGCAGGTGATAGCGATGCCGTTGAAAGCTATAGGCTTTCAAACCAGCTTCCGCCGTCGCACCACATCTCCAAGGGCATGGACCTCTTCGCCGAGAAGGTCAAGGAGTATTCAAATGGAGAGGTGGAGATCAAGGTGCTCCACTCTGCCCAACTCTTTAGCGACGCAGAGATCGTCGAGGCGCTTCAGAACGGCCTCGTAGAGCTCGGGGTTGTGCCTGTAAACAAGTGGTCAGGCATGATTCCAGCGGCCGACATCTTTGAGATGCCCTTTGTATTCGCCGACTTATCCTCGCCAGGAAAATTCTTCAAAGCCGGCGGCGGGAAGCTGCTCGATGAAGCGTTCCAGGAGATGGGAGCTAAGGTAGTATTCTGGGTTGACTACGGCTTCGTGCAGTTCTTCAATAATGTAAGGCCCTTGAGGAAGCCCGAGGATTTCAAAGGGCTCAAGATCCGGGCCTTCAGCAAAGGATCGGCGGATTCCATAGAGGCATTGGGCGGAAGCCCCGTCGTAATAAGCTCGTCCGAGATGTATATGGCTCTTCAAAGGAGGACGATTGACGGTGTAACCACCGGCATGCCAGCCGCGGTTTCCAGAAAGCTTCACGAGGTCCTCAAATATATGACTCTCTGCAACTACTCCACGGCGCAATTCATGGTCCAGGCGAACCTCCCCTGGTGGAAGAAGCTTCCCGAGTCCACAAAAGAAGTGCTCCTAAAAGCTGGCAACGATGCCGAAGAGTGGATAAGGAGCGCCATAGCTGATTCCGAAAATGAGGCGCAGCGCTTTCTCGAAGAATACGGCCTGCAAATTACGACGCTAACTCCTGAGGAGCACAAAGCCTTTGCTGACGCAACCATGAAGGTGCGCGAAACATTCCTCAAGCAGAGCGGCACCTTGGGTAAGCAGCTTTTAGACATAGCCCTCTCCATACAGTGA
- a CDS encoding RraA family protein — MAAEFAKVSGKVLEELKKIPTPAIANAIEAFEIRPRNVGFCDSRMHPVFADVGPIAGYATTLTVGADLPYKAAKSADRSGYWKHILSVPEPRIAVVRDMDDQPVGAFWGEVNANVHLSLGCIGTVTHGGVRDLEEVEELGFVYFATDVLVSHASIYMIDYGIPVNVCGLVVSPGDLLVCDIHGVINVPMEIAEKIPEMVKKQAEAERIVIDYCSSGSVTVEGLSSAWNRMEEARRALSKNKM, encoded by the coding sequence TTGGCAGCAGAATTTGCGAAAGTTTCTGGAAAGGTCCTGGAGGAGTTGAAGAAGATTCCCACGCCGGCCATCGCAAACGCGATCGAGGCTTTTGAGATCAGGCCGAGGAATGTGGGATTTTGTGACTCACGCATGCATCCCGTGTTTGCCGATGTGGGTCCGATCGCCGGGTATGCCACCACCCTCACAGTTGGGGCTGATCTTCCGTACAAGGCGGCGAAGTCGGCCGACAGGAGCGGCTACTGGAAACATATCCTCTCGGTGCCGGAGCCGCGCATTGCCGTAGTGCGAGACATGGACGACCAACCGGTCGGAGCCTTTTGGGGCGAGGTCAACGCCAACGTGCACCTCTCTTTGGGCTGTATCGGTACAGTTACCCACGGCGGCGTGCGGGATTTGGAGGAGGTGGAGGAGCTCGGTTTTGTCTATTTCGCCACGGACGTTCTGGTATCTCACGCCTCCATATATATGATCGACTACGGCATTCCGGTGAACGTCTGCGGCCTCGTGGTCTCGCCGGGAGACTTGCTCGTCTGCGATATCCACGGCGTAATAAATGTCCCAATGGAGATAGCCGAAAAGATTCCGGAGATGGTGAAGAAACAGGCCGAAGCCGAGCGCATCGTTATCGACTATTGTTCTTCGGGAAGCGTCACCGTCGAAGGTCTTTCGTCGGCCTGGAACAGGATGGAGGAGGCGCGAAGAGCGCTCTCGAAGAATAAGATGTAA